The proteins below are encoded in one region of Anaerosporomusa subterranea:
- a CDS encoding TatD family hydrolase translates to MYFDSHAHIDDERFDADRDETIKRALDGGLAGFLNAGADMKSSARGLAIAEKYPGVFAAVGIHPHDAKAATEADYAKLAQWALNPKVLAIGEIGLDYHYNLSPKEVQQEVFIRQLDVARQTGLPFIIHDREAHGDCMTLIKREAKGLPGVFHCFSGSWEMAQELLALGLYISFAGPLTFANSVKLKQIAAVAPLERVLIETDSPYLTPPPHRGRRNEPLYVKMVAAELAALRGMEPDEIGAITYENAKRLFRLE, encoded by the coding sequence ATGTACTTTGATTCTCACGCACACATTGATGATGAACGATTTGACGCAGACCGCGACGAGACGATAAAGAGAGCCTTAGACGGCGGCTTGGCTGGTTTTTTGAACGCCGGGGCTGATATGAAGTCATCAGCTCGCGGTTTGGCGATTGCAGAGAAATATCCCGGTGTCTTTGCCGCTGTCGGCATTCATCCGCATGACGCCAAAGCGGCAACTGAAGCAGACTACGCGAAACTGGCTCAATGGGCTTTGAATCCGAAGGTATTGGCAATTGGCGAGATTGGTCTTGACTACCATTACAATCTGTCTCCTAAAGAGGTGCAGCAAGAAGTCTTCATCAGACAGCTTGATGTTGCTAGGCAGACGGGTCTCCCTTTTATCATTCACGACCGGGAAGCGCACGGCGATTGTATGACACTCATCAAACGTGAAGCGAAAGGTCTACCTGGTGTTTTCCATTGTTTCTCCGGTAGCTGGGAAATGGCGCAGGAACTGCTAGCACTAGGGTTATACATCTCGTTTGCCGGACCGCTGACTTTCGCCAACTCCGTCAAACTGAAGCAGATTGCTGCAGTTGCGCCGCTTGAGCGAGTTCTGATTGAGACAGATTCCCCTTATCTCACACCGCCACCGCATCGCGGTCGGCGTAATGAACCGCTATATGTCAAAATGGTAGCAGCCGAACTTGCTGCACTGCGCGGCATGGAGCCGGACGAAATTGGCGCTATCACCTACGAAAACGCCAAACGACTATTTCGGCTGGAGTAG
- a CDS encoding G5 domain-containing protein: protein MKQIRPMLQPMQTLLVKRKYALLLAGIILVAMLVTGFVHARKIVHIVADGKVSTVSTFHSNPAEVLDQAGIHLNNKDEFRLSATSLIDGVTIEVFRAVPVFITYQGQRNMVITGKPTVGEVIQSLNHAPSELRSVPEEATRISPGMDIRAITVKETIEEKEEVIAYPIIRQPDPMLESGLEQVQQEGQNGLKRVKYRVRYEDGQHVASAVVSEEILQPAVSALVSTGSRSTVATSRGSLRFRHAMQMEATAYLPSDGEGHGITYSGIPARHGVVAVDPRVIPLGSRVFIPGYGVAIAADTGGDIKGKRIDLCMEDSNDAWSFGRRMVKVYILAD, encoded by the coding sequence ATGAAACAGATTCGTCCCATGTTGCAACCTATGCAAACTCTATTGGTGAAACGAAAGTATGCGCTTCTGCTGGCAGGGATAATTTTGGTCGCAATGTTAGTGACCGGATTCGTTCATGCCAGAAAAATTGTACATATCGTAGCAGATGGCAAAGTAAGTACCGTATCAACATTTCACTCTAATCCAGCAGAAGTACTCGATCAAGCAGGCATTCATCTTAATAACAAGGATGAATTTCGACTATCTGCCACAAGTTTGATCGACGGCGTCACCATCGAGGTATTTAGAGCTGTCCCTGTATTTATCACATATCAGGGACAACGCAACATGGTAATTACTGGAAAGCCAACAGTGGGCGAGGTCATCCAAAGCCTAAATCATGCCCCCTCTGAGCTGCGATCTGTGCCAGAGGAAGCAACCCGTATCTCTCCAGGTATGGACATTCGAGCAATCACCGTCAAGGAGACTATCGAGGAAAAAGAAGAGGTCATTGCTTACCCGATTATTCGACAGCCTGATCCAATGCTCGAGTCTGGGCTCGAACAGGTTCAGCAAGAGGGACAAAACGGACTGAAACGTGTTAAATACCGTGTGCGCTATGAAGATGGTCAGCACGTAGCATCCGCAGTCGTATCAGAAGAAATTCTGCAGCCGGCAGTGTCTGCGCTGGTCAGTACTGGTAGCCGCAGCACTGTTGCTACGTCTCGTGGCTCGCTTCGTTTTCGCCATGCCATGCAAATGGAGGCTACAGCCTATCTGCCATCAGACGGCGAGGGTCATGGGATCACTTACAGTGGCATTCCAGCTCGGCACGGCGTGGTTGCTGTTGATCCCCGCGTCATTCCTCTAGGTTCTCGGGTCTTTATCCCAGGCTATGGAGTAGCGATTGCGGCTGACACAGGTGGAGACATCAAAGGCAAACGCATAGATTTGTGCATGGAGGATTCCAACGACGCCTGGAGCTTTGGCCGGAGAATGGTCAAAGTATATATCTTGGCTGACTAG
- the rnmV gene encoding ribonuclease M5 — protein sequence MIKEVIVVEGKNDTAAVKRAVEADCLETGGFGLQPYRLDQIAKAAKARGLIILTDPDSAGERIRRKLTERFPEAKHAFIPKEAATADGDIGIEQAKPDAIRAALTKARCQEWTPELRFTWDDLMEAGLTGTPAASSRRAILGEKLGIGYANAKTFFHRLNTYGVSREEFGNAVLEMETKNASENR from the coding sequence ATGATTAAAGAAGTTATTGTCGTTGAAGGCAAAAATGATACAGCTGCAGTCAAACGGGCAGTCGAGGCAGACTGTTTGGAAACAGGCGGCTTCGGATTACAGCCATATCGGTTAGACCAAATTGCCAAGGCTGCCAAGGCGCGGGGACTTATTATTTTAACTGATCCAGACAGTGCAGGAGAACGCATTCGTCGCAAACTAACCGAGCGGTTTCCTGAAGCTAAACACGCCTTCATACCCAAGGAGGCGGCAACCGCAGACGGCGACATCGGGATTGAGCAAGCAAAGCCTGATGCGATCCGCGCTGCCTTAACCAAGGCACGCTGTCAGGAGTGGACGCCAGAGTTGCGATTTACCTGGGATGATTTGATGGAAGCCGGTTTGACCGGAACCCCTGCAGCCTCGTCTAGACGCGCTATTTTGGGTGAGAAACTTGGTATCGGCTATGCAAATGCCAAGACGTTCTTTCACCGCCTGAATACTTACGGAGTTAGTCGAGAAGAATTTGGAAATGCAGTTTTGGAAATGGAGACGAAAAATGCATCCGAAAATCGCTAA
- the rsmA gene encoding 16S rRNA (adenine(1518)-N(6)/adenine(1519)-N(6))-dimethyltransferase RsmA, with product MHPKIAKKEVTLHVIRRFGLSLSKRLGQNFLISEQVVDQIVASACLSPEDTVLEIGPGIGTLTQGLAETGASVVAVELDARLVEVLATTLEGYDNIRVVHGDILKTDISREIKAEKYKVVANLPYYITTPIIMTLLERRLPIEVLVTMVQKEVAQRMTASPGGKDYGALSVAVQYYTEPELLFDVPPTAFIPAPAVDSSVIRCTVRTKPPVDVADERRFFRVVKGAFSQRRKTLSNALKTTGLSSEQIAAILTKAQINPIRRGETLSLEEFATIANAWSSSES from the coding sequence ATGCATCCGAAAATCGCTAAGAAAGAAGTCACTCTGCACGTAATTCGCCGTTTTGGTTTATCGCTGAGCAAACGGCTTGGCCAGAATTTCTTAATCAGTGAACAGGTTGTTGATCAGATTGTTGCAAGTGCTTGCCTGTCTCCGGAGGATACTGTTCTTGAAATCGGCCCCGGTATTGGCACATTGACGCAGGGACTCGCTGAGACTGGTGCTAGTGTCGTAGCGGTGGAACTTGACGCAAGACTTGTCGAAGTTCTGGCAACGACTTTAGAGGGGTATGACAATATTCGGGTCGTACATGGCGATATTCTCAAGACCGACATTTCCCGGGAAATTAAGGCGGAAAAATACAAAGTTGTGGCTAATTTGCCGTATTATATTACCACACCAATTATTATGACTCTTTTAGAGAGACGGCTACCTATCGAGGTATTAGTGACAATGGTGCAGAAAGAAGTCGCACAGCGGATGACAGCGTCACCTGGCGGCAAAGACTATGGGGCATTGTCGGTAGCAGTACAATATTATACCGAGCCAGAGCTGCTATTTGATGTGCCGCCGACAGCGTTTATACCAGCGCCTGCTGTCGACTCGTCGGTTATTCGCTGTACTGTTCGCACTAAGCCGCCGGTCGATGTAGCAGACGAAAGACGCTTTTTCCGTGTGGTTAAGGGCGCTTTTTCACAGAGACGGAAGACGTTGTCAAATGCACTAAAGACTACAGGTCTAAGCAGCGAACAGATCGCAGCCATTCTGACGAAAGCACAAATTAATCCCATACGGCGAGGCGAGACGCTTTCCTTAGAAGAGTTTGCCACGATCGCCAATGCCTGGAGCAGTAGCGAAAGCTAA
- a CDS encoding glycosyltransferase family 2 protein has product MVVPAKNEAGRITTVLQNLGTLPVDHIIVVANGSKDSTMREILQMRLPKLQIISFHECLGIDVPRAIGAKMALNLGSDVVLFVDGDMVGTFNENLMELADGIMLKRLDMALTNCYPVPPRHIERYNPTFQWRLNLNKELGLDKKISLSTPAHGPHAISRKLLEALPLRELAIPPVAMALARKSKLKVDVATIIPHYRLGSSIKNQIHTNKIIDTIVGDCLEAIAAYRDEPRIRQWQSNTYLGYNSERRFDLLDSFL; this is encoded by the coding sequence GTGGTTGTTCCAGCGAAGAACGAGGCAGGACGCATTACTACCGTGCTACAGAATCTTGGCACGCTTCCTGTCGACCACATCATTGTCGTAGCTAACGGCTCTAAAGATTCCACCATGCGCGAAATATTGCAAATGCGACTGCCCAAACTGCAGATTATTTCGTTTCACGAATGTCTGGGCATTGATGTGCCCAGGGCGATTGGTGCCAAGATGGCGCTCAATCTCGGCAGCGATGTCGTTTTATTCGTTGACGGCGACATGGTAGGGACATTCAATGAAAATTTGATGGAACTGGCCGATGGGATTATGCTCAAACGCCTTGATATGGCGTTAACTAATTGTTATCCGGTACCGCCTCGCCACATCGAGCGGTATAATCCGACATTCCAATGGCGTCTTAATTTGAATAAGGAACTAGGCCTTGACAAAAAAATTAGTCTCTCCACTCCGGCACATGGACCGCACGCAATATCAAGGAAACTGCTCGAAGCTCTCCCGTTACGCGAGCTGGCAATCCCGCCGGTAGCCATGGCACTGGCCAGAAAGTCCAAACTAAAAGTCGACGTAGCAACAATTATTCCCCATTACAGGCTGGGATCGTCAATTAAAAACCAGATTCACACTAACAAAATTATCGATACCATCGTTGGTGATTGTCTGGAGGCTATCGCCGCCTATCGCGATGAACCACGCATCCGGCAATGGCAAAGCAATACCTATTTAGGCTACAATAGTGAACGGCGGTTTGATCTGTTGGATTCGTTTCTGTAG
- the yabG gene encoding sporulation peptidase YabG: MFEIGEIVTRKSHGDDIVFKVTGISTNNSGEKQYELKGLHMRLLADAPESDLIKVTAEFLKDEIVRLEGTFNDSMRRVLQRRGYQREQSEMARGEPAKKFQFFDWPGKVLHIDGDEDYMKMCLKTYGQLHIEAIGEWIEESRQPERVAELVRKYQPDILILTGHDSLVSLGKKEKDKERDFRDMNNYRNSQYFVDSVHNARSVRPSVDDLVIFAGACQSYFEAILAAGANFASSPTRIFIHAYDPVFIAEKVAFTPINRVVDISDAITASVTGADGVGGLETHGKFRLGMPKSPY; this comes from the coding sequence ATGTTTGAAATTGGCGAGATCGTTACACGTAAATCGCATGGTGATGACATTGTGTTCAAAGTGACCGGAATTTCAACAAACAATAGCGGTGAGAAGCAATACGAGCTGAAGGGACTTCACATGCGGCTACTAGCGGATGCGCCTGAATCGGACTTAATTAAGGTGACGGCGGAGTTTCTCAAAGATGAAATCGTCCGGTTGGAGGGAACGTTCAATGATAGTATGAGGCGCGTTCTACAACGGCGTGGCTATCAGCGCGAGCAGTCCGAAATGGCCAGAGGCGAACCGGCAAAAAAGTTTCAGTTTTTTGACTGGCCTGGGAAGGTGCTTCACATTGATGGTGATGAAGACTATATGAAGATGTGCCTGAAGACTTATGGGCAACTGCATATTGAAGCAATTGGTGAGTGGATCGAAGAATCCAGGCAGCCGGAACGAGTGGCTGAGCTTGTGCGTAAATACCAACCAGATATCCTCATCTTAACTGGTCACGACTCTTTGGTCAGTCTAGGGAAAAAAGAAAAAGACAAAGAACGCGACTTTCGCGACATGAACAACTATCGCAACTCTCAGTATTTTGTCGACAGCGTCCATAATGCTCGCTCAGTGCGGCCGTCAGTGGATGATCTCGTCATCTTTGCCGGCGCCTGCCAATCATACTTTGAAGCCATCTTGGCCGCAGGGGCCAACTTTGCCAGCTCACCTACTCGCATCTTCATTCACGCCTATGACCCAGTTTTCATTGCCGAAAAGGTCGCTTTTACCCCGATCAACCGGGTGGTCGACATTTCAGATGCCATTACTGCATCAGTCACTGGGGCAGATGGCGTCGGCGGTCTGGAGACACACGGCAAGTTTCGCCTGGGCATGCCGAAAAGTCCCTATTAA
- a CDS encoding CAP domain-containing protein, translating to MRYKMFAKMAVCSFIAVSLTVSSFGGAYAGSVEYPLNWTAITGTSPAPAQTSLSRLKPTPVVVRKSIPKPSQPPTNQIKSSEQRAFDLLNADRRANGLPSLKLNGSLVVLAENYGKDMIKRNYFSHYNPEGQSPFDRMRKYGINYRYAGENLAINRTVDAAEKALMNSPGHRANILNPNYTEVGVGVSYDTRGSVYVVQEFIGR from the coding sequence TTGCGATATAAGATGTTTGCAAAAATGGCAGTTTGCAGTTTTATCGCAGTCTCTCTGACCGTAAGCTCGTTTGGCGGAGCCTATGCTGGTTCTGTAGAATATCCTTTAAACTGGACGGCGATTACAGGGACAAGCCCAGCGCCAGCCCAGACCTCTCTGAGTCGGCTGAAGCCAACTCCTGTTGTGGTAAGAAAGTCTATTCCTAAGCCGTCTCAGCCGCCCACCAATCAGATTAAATCTTCTGAGCAGCGAGCCTTTGATTTGCTAAATGCCGACCGTCGAGCCAATGGCTTGCCAAGTCTGAAGCTTAATGGTTCGCTAGTTGTTCTGGCCGAGAACTATGGCAAAGACATGATTAAACGGAACTATTTCTCGCATTACAACCCGGAAGGTCAATCACCATTCGACAGGATGAGAAAATACGGCATCAACTACCGCTATGCTGGCGAAAATTTGGCGATCAACAGGACTGTCGACGCTGCCGAAAAAGCCCTCATGAACAGCCCCGGCCACCGCGCCAACATCTTGAATCCGAACTACACTGAAGTCGGTGTCGGTGTCAGCTATGACACTCGCGGCTCAGTGTATGTTGTGCAAGAATTTATTGGACGCTAA
- a CDS encoding YitT family protein: protein MQQKIWRYALVGLGSIICGAGINAFLVPHHMLSGGISGVAMIFYFLFNWPIGLLVAIGNIPVFYLGYKLLDREFLIGALYGLAVFSLSIDATRFLANMNLVDDIILAAVFGGVISGIGSGIIFRVGGSTGGTDIIAVIVKKYYSYNIGFVSFSINLVVMAVAAFLFGLKPAMYTLISMFIGSSVTDKVIEGFNRKKTILIISDLSEEIAAAILNEIGRGVTFLKGEGAYTRNDKKVVFVVVTLTQIARIKFIVEKVDPNAFMIVQDAAEVMGRGFSVHH from the coding sequence ATGCAACAAAAAATTTGGCGCTATGCGCTAGTGGGTTTGGGCAGCATCATCTGTGGAGCTGGGATCAATGCGTTCCTGGTACCGCATCATATGTTGAGCGGCGGAATCTCCGGAGTCGCAATGATTTTCTATTTCTTATTCAATTGGCCGATTGGCCTGCTGGTCGCCATTGGCAATATCCCTGTATTCTATCTGGGCTACAAACTGCTTGATCGTGAATTCCTTATTGGTGCACTTTACGGGCTGGCTGTCTTTTCTCTATCGATTGACGCAACGAGATTCTTGGCAAACATGAATCTCGTAGATGACATCATTTTGGCTGCTGTCTTCGGCGGTGTTATTTCCGGAATCGGATCGGGAATTATCTTCCGCGTTGGCGGCAGCACGGGCGGCACTGACATTATCGCCGTCATTGTGAAAAAATACTATTCCTATAATATAGGCTTTGTGAGTTTCTCGATTAATTTGGTTGTTATGGCAGTAGCCGCCTTTTTATTTGGATTGAAGCCGGCGATGTATACCTTGATCTCGATGTTCATTGGCTCCTCTGTCACTGACAAGGTCATTGAAGGCTTTAATCGCAAGAAAACTATTCTGATTATATCTGACCTATCAGAGGAAATAGCTGCCGCCATTTTAAATGAAATTGGGCGTGGGGTAACCTTTCTGAAAGGCGAAGGCGCCTATACTCGTAATGACAAAAAAGTGGTATTCGTCGTGGTCACCCTAACCCAGATCGCCCGAATCAAATTTATCGTTGAAAAAGTAGACCCGAATGCGTTTATGATTGTGCAGGATGCTGCCGAAGTCATGGGGCGGGGCTTTTCCGTTCACCACTAG
- a CDS encoding DUF3794 domain-containing protein, with protein sequence MEDTRANVNNCVLGVQAGPIIVRQVIGERTKQKVLDIHVVVPERKPSIEQIIDVFVKDVEVLNVEVITDKVIVRGEFEIKAIYVADLPDQPVHAVEIKHYKWTQDIEIPGARRGMDADASVVVEFVDYDVDHHTRAYKHKYGSHDDDDCDDHGNDCDDHDHDCNDHDHDCNDHNDNCNDHHHHHRVCREFDVSVVLKITAKVLADREVTFNAGATLPTTPKG encoded by the coding sequence ATGGAAGATACTCGCGCAAACGTGAATAACTGTGTGCTGGGCGTTCAGGCCGGCCCGATTATCGTCCGCCAGGTTATTGGTGAAAGAACGAAGCAGAAAGTTCTCGACATTCATGTTGTCGTTCCTGAAAGAAAACCTTCTATTGAGCAAATTATAGACGTGTTTGTAAAAGATGTCGAAGTACTGAACGTAGAAGTAATTACTGACAAGGTTATCGTTCGCGGCGAATTCGAAATTAAAGCAATCTATGTTGCCGACCTGCCTGATCAGCCGGTGCATGCGGTTGAAATCAAACACTACAAATGGACGCAAGATATTGAAATTCCGGGTGCCCGCCGTGGTATGGACGCTGATGCCAGCGTTGTTGTCGAATTCGTCGACTATGATGTGGATCACCACACTCGGGCGTATAAGCACAAATACGGCAGCCATGACGATGACGATTGTGATGACCATGGCAACGATTGCGATGATCATGACCACGACTGCAACGATCACGACCACGACTGCAACGATCACAATGATAACTGCAACGATCATCACCACCACCATCGTGTTTGTCGGGAATTTGATGTTTCCGTTGTGCTAAAAATCACCGCGAAAGTCTTGGCTGACCGTGAAGTCACTTTCAATGCGGGGGCCACACTTCCGACCACTCCGAAGGGATAA
- a CDS encoding SPOCS domain-containing protein codes for MSDNDNIRQSSGSTTCTTDTVTSMAGVGTAESAELVCGCPEPGPEKIEVEQVLGAKMAQRVVEFDMIVPAQKPPIEQVIDVYVKDVECDSIDVIPDKVIIRGHLEVKVMYVADLPNQPVHAFEKQHIRFTRDIEIDGAEPGMKATADIQVEFVDYDFECFDHDHDHDQRKVHVTIVLRFWARVVTTTEMDVYALTPVDQIGQPIEKTTSASTFNSDSVSAASTGGGKIEAFGVENVLVTGPEVMPMVPTAGTQAVVSGTATVTGSSVNVRTGPGTNFPVVTKVNKGETVTLRDQAFGWNRVILSDGTTTGWIASWLLSSGGAPTNAKG; via the coding sequence GTGAGCGATAATGATAACATCAGACAAAGCTCGGGGTCGACGACTTGCACTACTGATACAGTGACCTCCATGGCTGGTGTGGGCACTGCCGAAAGCGCTGAGCTCGTTTGCGGCTGCCCAGAACCGGGGCCTGAGAAAATCGAGGTTGAGCAAGTACTTGGCGCTAAAATGGCCCAGAGAGTCGTCGAATTCGATATGATTGTACCAGCGCAAAAACCACCAATTGAGCAGGTTATCGATGTCTATGTTAAAGACGTCGAATGCGACAGCATCGATGTGATTCCAGATAAAGTCATCATCCGTGGCCATTTAGAAGTAAAGGTCATGTATGTGGCTGATCTGCCAAATCAACCAGTGCATGCTTTTGAAAAGCAACATATTCGGTTTACCCGTGATATCGAGATTGATGGTGCCGAGCCGGGGATGAAAGCGACGGCAGATATCCAGGTCGAGTTTGTGGACTATGATTTTGAATGCTTTGACCATGACCATGATCATGATCAACGCAAAGTCCACGTTACGATTGTACTTAGATTCTGGGCGCGTGTGGTCACCACGACTGAAATGGATGTATATGCGCTAACGCCGGTGGATCAGATTGGTCAACCAATCGAAAAGACCACTTCGGCCTCAACCTTTAACAGCGATTCCGTGTCTGCAGCCAGCACTGGCGGCGGAAAGATCGAGGCATTTGGCGTGGAAAATGTTCTAGTAACCGGACCGGAAGTAATGCCCATGGTTCCGACCGCAGGCACTCAGGCCGTTGTGTCCGGTACGGCCACTGTTACCGGTTCCTCAGTCAATGTTCGTACCGGTCCAGGCACGAATTTCCCGGTTGTCACCAAGGTGAATAAGGGCGAAACAGTCACACTCAGAGATCAGGCCTTTGGCTGGAACCGCGTTATCCTTAGTGACGGAACAACTACAGGCTGGATCGCAAGCTGGCTGTTAAGCTCCGGCGGAGCGCCAACAAACGCAAAAGGTTAA
- a CDS encoding HipA family kinase, which produces MLTAVTHLKPVGRGVTAPHLFTADDGETYVVKFQANKIGPKVLVNELLAAKLGERWQLCFPPSGLIYLSQKVVNQEYYLSQRVQAGVHFASRFLPSCRYLNRFLLHKAVNKPDMAGVMLFDHLFHNVDRTHNPRNLLIRQETDGWRLYAIDHSHLFYRGKWTPESLNKLLTIISINCQRSFGVLLKHYLQADDFLPCLQKIEATSDADFAEMVNEIPQEWLPGAEERELLTNWLCQRRGYAAEIADQLCRLTSPHL; this is translated from the coding sequence ATGTTAACAGCAGTAACCCATTTGAAGCCTGTGGGCAGGGGCGTTACCGCCCCGCATTTATTTACCGCTGATGACGGTGAAACCTATGTAGTCAAGTTTCAAGCCAATAAGATTGGCCCCAAAGTGCTGGTTAATGAATTGCTAGCAGCCAAATTGGGTGAGCGATGGCAACTGTGTTTTCCGCCAAGTGGCCTAATTTACCTTAGTCAGAAAGTTGTAAACCAAGAGTATTATTTGTCTCAACGAGTTCAGGCTGGAGTCCACTTTGCATCCCGGTTTTTGCCGAGTTGCCGTTATCTTAATCGCTTTCTATTACACAAAGCAGTGAACAAACCCGATATGGCTGGAGTGATGTTGTTTGACCATCTGTTTCATAATGTGGATCGCACCCACAATCCGCGAAACCTGCTGATTCGCCAAGAAACAGACGGCTGGCGGCTGTATGCCATTGACCATTCGCATCTGTTCTACCGTGGCAAATGGACGCCTGAGTCATTAAATAAATTATTGACAATCATATCGATCAATTGCCAACGCTCATTCGGCGTTTTGTTAAAACATTATCTTCAAGCAGACGACTTTTTGCCTTGCTTGCAGAAAATCGAGGCAACCAGTGATGCCGACTTTGCGGAAATGGTCAATGAAATACCCCAGGAATGGCTTCCCGGGGCTGAGGAGCGTGAGCTGCTTACCAATTGGCTTTGCCAGCGGCGCGGCTATGCAGCTGAGATAGCCGATCAGCTATGTAGGCTGACTAGCCCTCATCTCTAA
- a CDS encoding L,D-transpeptidase codes for MLVRMLGHEWDVEQTERSLEANRAVIQQPTILIVKSRRSLTLLSGNSPIRTYPVALGKPATPTPLGNYAIATKIPHPGGVLGSRWMGLNFDAYGIHGTNRPWLIGQLVSNGCIRMHNAHVEELFGFVRLGTPVLIRDEG; via the coding sequence ATGCTTGTCCGTATGCTAGGACACGAATGGGATGTCGAACAAACCGAACGTTCGCTGGAAGCTAACCGGGCTGTTATACAACAGCCCACGATTTTGATTGTAAAATCGCGCCGTTCTTTGACACTGCTCAGCGGCAATTCACCAATCCGCACCTATCCAGTTGCACTTGGCAAACCTGCAACCCCAACGCCGCTCGGCAATTATGCCATTGCCACAAAAATTCCCCATCCGGGAGGAGTTCTTGGGTCCCGTTGGATGGGGCTAAACTTTGATGCATATGGCATTCATGGCACCAATCGGCCATGGCTAATCGGTCAGTTGGTCTCAAATGGCTGCATTCGCATGCACAATGCACATGTGGAAGAATTGTTTGGTTTTGTTCGATTAGGTACGCCAGTATTGATTAGAGATGAGGGCTAG
- a CDS encoding cyanophycinase yields MSKDKVAGNLLIIGGNEDKKGKCKILKRFVEMAGGRDARIAVLTTATEFPHEVGNEYRSLFLEIGAEAATVIYIDDRDTANDKNKARNILDSTGVFITGGDQLRLTSILGGSESDAAIRQAYLSGTVIAGTSAGASVMSDTMIVGGDSSDTPKKSHLGMAHGMGLLQEVVIDQHFAQRGRINRILAAVAQNPLIIGVGIDEDTAIVVSPDEKFEVIGSQTVTIADGRNIIYSNISESKPSDPLALTNVILHVLPEGYGYDLKRRMTYICGE; encoded by the coding sequence ATGAGCAAAGACAAGGTTGCAGGCAATCTGCTAATTATTGGGGGAAATGAGGACAAAAAAGGTAAGTGCAAGATACTAAAGCGCTTTGTCGAGATGGCAGGAGGGCGAGACGCGAGAATTGCCGTGCTTACCACCGCGACAGAATTTCCGCATGAGGTGGGGAATGAGTATCGAAGCCTGTTTCTAGAGATTGGCGCCGAAGCGGCGACCGTTATTTATATCGATGACCGTGATACAGCTAATGACAAAAATAAAGCTCGAAATATTCTTGACTCGACAGGGGTATTTATCACTGGCGGTGATCAACTGCGCTTGACCAGCATTCTTGGCGGCTCGGAATCTGATGCCGCGATTCGCCAGGCTTACTTAAGTGGCACAGTGATCGCCGGCACGAGTGCTGGCGCTTCTGTCATGAGTGACACAATGATTGTTGGCGGAGATTCAAGTGATACCCCGAAAAAATCCCATCTGGGCATGGCTCACGGTATGGGCTTGCTGCAGGAAGTTGTGATCGACCAGCATTTTGCGCAACGCGGACGAATCAACCGGATTTTAGCTGCGGTGGCGCAGAATCCACTGATTATTGGAGTAGGCATTGATGAGGATACAGCAATCGTTGTGTCGCCAGATGAGAAGTTTGAGGTCATTGGCTCACAGACGGTGACAATTGCGGACGGCAGAAATATCATCTATTCCAACATTTCCGAATCCAAACCATCCGATCCGTTGGCATTGACCAATGTAATTTTGCATGTTCTTCCAGAAGGATATGGATATGATCTTAAACGGCGAATGACTTATATTTGCGGCGAGTGA